In Gloeomargarita sp. SKYB120, the genomic stretch GGCGTCGCCACCAACAACTTTGCCCTAGACGAACTGGTGGAGGTCGAACCGCCCCCGAAGAAAGGCTAAGTCTTTGCCGGAACTGCCGGAGGTTGAAATCGTTCGCCGGGGCCTGGCGCACCTGACCCTTGGCCAGCCAATTCGTGAGGTTGTGCTCCTGCGCCCAGACTGTGTGGCGGGTTGCGCATCGGCGTTGCAACGTGAACTTGTGGGTCAAGCGCTGGACCAGTGGGAGCGCCGAGGCAAGTATCTGCTGGGGCGTTTGGGCAACGGCGGGCGCTGGGTGATCCACCTGCGCATGACGGGGCAATTGCTGTGGTTACCCCAGCCCCAACCGATAACCAAGCACACGCGGGCGCGGGTGTGGTTTCAAAACGGTGCCGAGCTGCGGTTTGTGGACCAGCGCACCTTTGGCCGGTGGTGGTGGGTGCCCCCTGGTCAAGCCGTGACGGACGTGGTAACGGGTTTACGGGGTTTGGGACCCGAACCTTGGGACTGCGACGTGGACATTCTCTGGCGCCGTTGCCAGCAAACCCACCGCCCTATCAAAACCGCTCTGTTGGACCAGACCTGGATTGCTGGGCTAGGGAATATCTACGCCGACGAGAGTCTCTTTCTCAGCGGTATCCGC encodes the following:
- a CDS encoding DNA-formamidopyrimidine glycosylase codes for the protein MPELPEVEIVRRGLAHLTLGQPIREVVLLRPDCVAGCASALQRELVGQALDQWERRGKYLLGRLGNGGRWVIHLRMTGQLLWLPQPQPITKHTRARVWFQNGAELRFVDQRTFGRWWWVPPGQAVTDVVTGLRGLGPEPWDCDVDILWRRCQQTHRPIKTALLDQTWIAGLGNIYADESLFLSGIRPQTPCAQLAYDQVARLHQAICRVLEASIALGGTTFSHFRHVQGMNGHYLDQAWVYGRAGQPCRVCGTPIHRSRIAGRSSYWCPRCQA